One window of the Streptomyces asoensis genome contains the following:
- a CDS encoding ankyrin repeat domain-containing protein, with translation MTVQSDGWAGMGWDWTDVGDIRRRLDEGADPERWSGGRPLHRAAVFGSREVVAELAGRVADVDALEDGVTALWEAVVSRKPDNARALAAAGADPWRLSLGGWSPGRLSLAGPTPGLFPMPDGVALTDTERAAAQEADRLTTALGAFDYDGTGLACVAGIDAAEAVRRLQATPVDGEVIDELLEDPYAYDMDESLQIIGVTSVPGGCVVTQPWGYAPSMPGVLARLSAGAVCYGLYANPKSGNQGSIARHGTIEGSDLHPGGGPHENDSPGEVLASYLYQHSAVAYACAFAELRLNDRRAVAGPPDMWVELPRRDYWSH, from the coding sequence ATGACAGTGCAGAGCGACGGCTGGGCCGGCATGGGCTGGGACTGGACGGATGTCGGCGACATTCGCCGGCGTCTCGACGAAGGCGCTGATCCGGAGAGATGGAGCGGGGGCCGACCGTTGCATCGCGCAGCGGTGTTCGGGTCCCGGGAGGTCGTCGCGGAGCTGGCCGGCAGGGTCGCTGATGTGGACGCCCTGGAGGACGGTGTGACGGCGCTGTGGGAGGCCGTCGTTTCCAGGAAGCCGGACAACGCACGAGCCCTCGCCGCTGCCGGGGCCGATCCCTGGCGGCTGTCGCTCGGCGGCTGGTCACCGGGGCGGCTGAGCCTCGCCGGACCGACGCCGGGCCTGTTCCCAATGCCGGACGGGGTAGCCCTGACCGACACCGAGCGTGCGGCAGCGCAGGAGGCCGACCGGCTCACCACGGCACTGGGCGCATTCGACTACGACGGCACTGGCCTGGCCTGCGTGGCCGGCATTGACGCGGCCGAGGCGGTGCGCCGTCTTCAGGCGACACCGGTGGACGGCGAAGTCATCGATGAACTGCTGGAAGATCCCTACGCGTACGACATGGACGAGAGCCTGCAGATTATCGGCGTGACGTCGGTGCCGGGCGGCTGCGTCGTCACCCAGCCCTGGGGATACGCGCCGAGCATGCCGGGCGTGCTGGCCCGGTTGTCCGCCGGCGCGGTCTGCTACGGCCTGTACGCCAATCCCAAGAGCGGCAACCAGGGCAGCATCGCCCGTCATGGAACCATCGAGGGCTCAGACCTGCACCCCGGCGGAGGACCGCACGAGAACGACAGCCCCGGGGAGGTGCTGGCCTCGTACCTCTACCAGCACAGCGCCGTCGCCTACGCCTGCGCCTTCGCAGAACTGCGCCTGAACGACAGGCGCGCCGTGGCCGGACCTCCCGACATGTGGGTCGAACTGCCCCGACGCGACTACTGGAGTCACTGA
- a CDS encoding DEAD/DEAH box helicase family protein yields the protein MTVVELPRPGHPERARLFPDQTEAVQRLARHLRRLGTRGLFVSATGTGKTLVSIRTADELDARLLLFVVPTLDLAVQTALAWRRDGHSEHMVIVSSLDASGHDGLVAARVMSTTDPHALGGLMSVVGEGDDQIPALTVICTYDSLNKIEETQNTGYAVPPFDLAIMDEAHRIAGRTDKKWAAVNDATRIHAERRLYMTATPPRIFAAPELAESADTTRPRRTRPAAPATDAEAFANSMDNEAVYAKKVFEYPLAQAVEDGRAADYRIVVPTLTDTDLRHRLNLPASGTTPGDSGEADGALRTTALHLAVLRAMTEHGLKKVLVYFNLVSDARLFARELPHTLRLLTIFSLAREIRRGFPT from the coding sequence ATGACTGTGGTGGAACTGCCGCGCCCCGGCCACCCCGAGCGCGCGCGGCTTTTTCCCGACCAGACCGAGGCCGTCCAGCGGCTGGCCCGGCATCTGCGGCGCCTCGGAACGCGGGGCCTGTTCGTGTCGGCGACGGGCACCGGCAAGACGCTGGTGTCCATCCGGACGGCGGACGAACTCGACGCCCGGCTGCTGCTGTTCGTGGTGCCTACCCTGGACCTGGCGGTCCAGACGGCGCTGGCCTGGCGCCGCGACGGCCACAGCGAGCACATGGTGATCGTCTCCTCCCTCGACGCGAGCGGACACGACGGCCTCGTCGCCGCCCGTGTCATGTCGACCACCGACCCGCACGCACTGGGCGGCCTGATGTCGGTGGTGGGGGAGGGCGACGACCAGATCCCCGCGTTGACGGTGATCTGCACCTACGACTCCCTGAACAAGATCGAGGAAACCCAGAACACCGGGTACGCGGTACCGCCGTTCGACCTGGCGATCATGGACGAGGCACACCGGATCGCCGGCCGCACCGACAAGAAGTGGGCCGCCGTCAACGACGCCACGCGCATCCACGCGGAACGCCGCCTCTACATGACCGCCACCCCCCCCCGCATCTTCGCCGCGCCGGAACTGGCCGAGTCCGCCGACACCACCCGCCCCCGCCGCACCCGCCCCGCCGCCCCCGCCACGGACGCGGAGGCGTTCGCCAACTCCATGGACAACGAGGCCGTCTACGCCAAGAAGGTCTTTGAGTACCCGCTGGCCCAGGCTGTCGAGGACGGCCGGGCGGCGGACTACCGCATCGTGGTACCAACCCTCACCGACACCGACCTGCGCCACCGCCTCAACCTGCCCGCCTCCGGCACCACTCCTGGCGACAGCGGTGAGGCGGACGGCGCGCTGCGCACCACCGCCCTGCACCTCGCGGTCCTGCGCGCCATGACCGAACACGGGCTGAAGAAGGTCCTCGTCTACTTCAACCTCGTCTCCGACGCCCGCCTCTTCGCCCGCGAACTCCCCCACACCCTGCGCCTGCTGACCATCTTCAGCCTCGCCCGGGAGATCCGCCGCGGTTTCCCGACTTGA
- a CDS encoding IS5 family transposase, which yields MAERRRYPSDLSDARWELVEPVLTAWRAERRGRGLDIGRPPNHDLRSLLDAVLYVNRTGIPWRYLPHDYPHWNTVYAYFARWQEEGVFDQLNSLLRRQVRRKEGREEEPSACVIDSQSIKTSTNVPAAGQGIDAGKKIVGREWSIVIDTVGLLLEVLVTAAGVQDSIAGQALIDKVAAKRPAVRKTWVDGGYRQHLVEHAATLGIDMHFVRRAPATRGFAVLPRRRTVERTLGWLMNHRRLARDYEAKPHRSEAMIYVAMINLMTRRLTHESTPTWRGT from the coding sequence ATGGCTGAGCGTCGTCGCTATCCGAGTGATCTGTCCGATGCCCGCTGGGAGTTGGTCGAGCCAGTCCTGACCGCATGGCGGGCCGAACGCCGCGGCCGCGGGCTGGACATCGGCCGACCGCCCAACCATGACCTGCGCAGTCTCCTGGACGCAGTCCTCTACGTGAACCGCACCGGGATCCCCTGGCGCTACCTCCCGCACGACTACCCGCACTGGAACACCGTCTACGCCTACTTCGCCCGATGGCAGGAGGAAGGCGTATTCGACCAGCTCAACAGCCTGCTGAGGCGTCAAGTGCGCCGGAAGGAAGGCCGGGAGGAGGAACCGAGTGCGTGCGTCATTGACTCCCAGAGCATCAAGACCTCTACCAACGTCCCCGCGGCCGGCCAGGGCATCGACGCCGGCAAGAAGATCGTGGGCCGCGAGTGGAGCATCGTGATCGACACGGTCGGCCTGCTCCTCGAGGTTCTGGTCACCGCGGCCGGCGTGCAGGACTCGATCGCCGGCCAGGCCCTTATCGACAAGGTCGCCGCCAAGCGCCCCGCCGTCCGCAAGACCTGGGTCGACGGCGGCTACCGCCAGCACCTCGTTGAGCACGCCGCAACCCTCGGCATCGACATGCACTTCGTCCGACGCGCCCCCGCCACCAGGGGATTTGCCGTCCTGCCTCGCCGTCGGACCGTCGAGCGCACGCTCGGTTGGCTGATGAATCACCGCCGTCTCGCCCGCGACTACGAAGCCAAACCCCACCGCTCCGAAGCCATGATCTACGTCGCGATGATCAACCTCATGACTCGTCGCCTCACTCACGAATCCACCCCTACATGGCGCGGCACCTAG